Proteins from a genomic interval of Clostridium sp. M62/1:
- the tuf gene encoding elongation factor Tu: MAKAKFERTKPHCNIGTIGHVDHGKTTLTAAITKVLHERLGTGEAVAFENIDKAPEERERGITISTAHVEYETNKRHYAHVDCPGHADYVKNMITGAAQMDGAILVVAATDGVMAQTREHILLSRQVGVPYIVVFMNKCDMVDDPELLELVEMEIRELLNEYEFPGDDTPIIQGSALKALEDPSSEWGDKILELMDAVDSYVPDPVRDTDKPFLMPVEDVFSITGRGTVATGRVERGTLHVSDEVEIVGIHEETRKVVVTGIEMFRKLLDEAQAGDNIGALLRGVQRTEIQRGQCLCKPGSVKCHNKFTAQVYVLTKDEGGRHTPFFNNYRPQFYFRTTDVTGVCELPAGTEMCMPGDNVEMTVELIHPVAMEQGLRFAIREGGRTVGSGRVVSILE; the protein is encoded by the coding sequence ATGGCAAAAGCAAAGTTTGAAAGAACTAAACCACATTGCAACATTGGTACCATCGGACACGTTGACCATGGTAAGACAACTTTAACAGCAGCTATCACAAAGGTACTTCATGAGAGATTAGGTACAGGTGAGGCTGTTGCTTTCGAGAACATCGATAAGGCTCCAGAGGAGAGAGAGCGTGGAATCACTATCTCTACAGCTCACGTTGAGTATGAGACAAACAAGAGACACTATGCACACGTTGACTGCCCAGGACATGCTGACTACGTTAAGAACATGATCACTGGTGCTGCTCAGATGGACGGCGCTATCCTTGTAGTAGCTGCTACAGACGGTGTTATGGCTCAGACAAGAGAGCACATCCTTCTGTCCCGTCAGGTAGGCGTTCCTTACATCGTTGTATTCATGAACAAGTGTGATATGGTTGACGATCCAGAGCTTCTTGAGTTAGTAGAGATGGAGATCCGTGAGCTTCTGAACGAGTACGAGTTCCCGGGCGATGACACACCGATCATCCAGGGTTCCGCATTAAAGGCTCTTGAGGATCCGTCCAGCGAGTGGGGAGACAAGATCCTTGAGCTTATGGATGCTGTAGACAGCTATGTTCCGGATCCAGTTCGTGACACAGATAAGCCATTCCTTATGCCAGTTGAGGACGTATTCTCCATCACAGGTCGTGGTACAGTTGCTACAGGCCGTGTAGAGCGTGGTACACTTCATGTATCTGATGAGGTTGAGATCGTTGGTATCCACGAGGAGACACGTAAGGTAGTTGTAACTGGTATCGAGATGTTCCGTAAGCTCCTTGACGAGGCTCAGGCTGGTGACAACATCGGTGCTCTGCTTCGTGGTGTTCAGAGAACAGAGATCCAGAGAGGTCAGTGTCTGTGCAAACCAGGTTCTGTAAAGTGCCACAATAAGTTCACAGCACAGGTTTACGTTCTGACAAAGGACGAGGGTGGCCGTCATACACCATTCTTCAACAACTACCGTCCGCAGTTCTACTTCAGAACAACAGACGTTACAGGTGTTTGCGAGTTACCGGCTGGTACAGAGATGTGCATGCCTGGCGATAACGTAGAGATGACAGTTGAGCTGATCCATCCAGTAGCTATGGAGCAGGGACTTCGTTTCGCTATCCGTGAGGGCGGCCGTACAGTTGGTTCCGGTAGAGTAGTTTCTATCCTTGAGTAA